GGCAGGGCCCTGGGCCTGGCCTGGCCCTCCCGCCCCGGAGGGGCGCAAATGCCGGAGCTGATGCCGGCAGAACTGTGCTGGCGAGGAATAAATTACCCTGTAGAGGCGGCTTTTGCCCTGTTAGCGGCTTGTGACAGGGACGAGTCCCCCCCCGTTGCAGGAGGCCTCGGCGCTTCGCCAGCCCGGGGGGCCCAGGCCGTACCCCGCGGCCGTTGCCATGGTAACAGCGCGGCGGGCCCGGCCTCTGCAGGACTACACGCCCCATCGGCCCTTGCGGCCCGCTGCGTTGTACGTGCGTGCCCCTCCCGCCCAGCGCACATGCGCGTTCCCCGCCGGTCGTGATTGGCCGGGAGGAGGGAGCCAATAGGAGGCGGTGTTGTTGGGAGGACGGTGTTGTCAGGGCGGGCCGAGGGCGATGGCGGCGCTGGGCCGTCTCTGGCCGCGGGCTGTTGGCGGCAGGTAACGGCGGTcgccgcctgcccggggagggCTGAGGGCGGGCGGAGTGTGGCGTTACCCCCCGAGGGGACAGTGGGGGGTGAGCgggccctgggctgggggaggaaggtgaCAGGGTCAGCCCCGTCCCTCATGGCTGCAGAAAAGCCCTTTATTTGCCTGTCAGCGGCAGCGCCAGGCTCTCGCTTCTCACTTCtctcgttttttttttttgtttttccaaagatTTTTTCTGCTGGGGCAAGCTGGAGCCTGTCCTTTCCAGCTCCGAACAGCCTCAGTCCTCTCAAGTTCCCTGGAGCTGCCTCTCGGAAGCCATCTCTCCTTCAAGCCCGCAGGCGCCTGCCCCGGCCTCGCCGGCCCGCCGTCTTCCTGGAACCACCAGCAGATCCGCACAAAAGCGCGCGGGAACGAGTATCAGCCGAACAACCGCAAGCGCAAACGGACCCACGGCTGGATCAAGCGCATCAGCACGCCGGCTGGCATCGAGGTTATCCTCCGGCGTATGCTGAAGGGCAGGAAGTCTCTGAGCCACTGAGGGCTCTGCCCGCGAGATCGATTTGGCGTGGGGCGAGCCAGAATCGAGCCCTAGAGCTGGCCGTGGCTTTGGACTGACCTGGCCTGAGCGTCTGTGCTGAGGGAGGCTGTGCCGAGCGGCAGCGACCGACTGTCCCTTTCATGGCTGGAGCATGTGAGGAATCGTGCTGGCTTGAGGGCGGCCTCCGAGGGCCTCGTTTAACGGctgctttttaaattgtaaaattaTTGCCggtttgtgtgtgtgattcAGAGATAAACTTGTGAAAACATGAGCTGTCATTAAAGCCCCGCGACTCGCCTTCAACTTCCTGCGCTAATTGTTGATGCAAACTGAACGGGGGGAGGAAAGCTGGCTTGTTGCGGGGTCGCAGCTGCTCGGGAGCCTTCGGAAGGATGGCACGAGCGCAGAATTAGGGTGCGGAGGGGACTTTGGTGTTAATTTACGCCGGCTTCTGCCTACTCTGCTCCTCCGTCCCCCTGAGGCGCTTCAGGAGCAGGGGCCTGGTtctgggctgcagccccaggctggggctggggtggaggggaggaatTGCCTTCTCCTGGCCGCTGTTCTGCTAATTAACCGCCCGGTTCCTGCCACGTAATGAACAGTGCCTTCATTAACGAGGGCCGAGGGGAATCGGGGCACGGACTACATCTCCCAGagtgccccgcggccgccgccacATCCGGGTCCTCCCGCTctgcacacaccccccccccccctacACTCCCCCCGGACCTTCCGAGCGGGTATTTCCTGCCTCAACCTAACTCACGCTCCTCAGCGCCGCGCTGAGTGACGGGCGCGGCGCCCAATAGAAGACGAGAGTGGCGCAGCGCTGGCCAATAGGGACGGGGCGGACAGCGGAGGTAGTGGGTGGGTTgaggcgcggcggcgggggaggggcGGCTCCTCACGGCTGGTGGCGGCGAAGATGGTAGGTGCCTCGCGCCCCCCGCCCGAAATGGcggcgcccccggcccggccctgtGAGGGGAGCGCGGCCCGtggggccccgccgccgccgctgctgccccgccggccgcgcCCCGCTGCCCCACCCCGCCCGGGGAAGGGGGGCCCGCGGCCGCCTCCGGCCCTGCAGGGCCCGCACCCTCCGGCGTCCCCGCCCGGGGCCTCGGCGGAGGTGGGAGGGCGGTGCGGCTGCGGGGGCCTCGGCCGAGGGCTGGGCCCCCTGAGGTGGGGGGTGCCCCACCCTGTGGGACGGCGGGTTGCGGCGGGCCGGGGCACCCCGGGCCGGGGGTGTTGCGCGTCCCTAGcgacgggg
The Gavia stellata isolate bGavSte3 chromosome 32, bGavSte3.hap2, whole genome shotgun sequence genome window above contains:
- the MRPL34 gene encoding large ribosomal subunit protein bL34m — protein: MAALGRLWPRAVGGRFFLLGQAGACPFQLRTASVLSSSLELPLGSHLSFKPAGACPGLAGPPSSWNHQQIRTKARGNEYQPNNRKRKRTHGWIKRISTPAGIEVILRRMLKGRKSLSH